The DNA region TGATATAATGAAAATGTTGCATGGTTTTTGACTTGAgtttttttgttttgatatttATTGGAAAAGTTGATTTCAATGGTGGAATTAGTAATTAGTAATGTCTTGTTTTCAAAGTGTGAATTTACTTGTTAGTGGAGTGTTTTTTTCAATGGAGTGTAAGAAAACCAGGGAGGGTGCAGTTCTGTTTTGTTTAGAAAATGTTGTTCTAGTTCTATATATGCAGTTCTGAACTATATATAAACTTGTTTTTCTAGTTCTATGTACTTGATTGAACCACTAAACTGGTTTTTCAAGTTAGTTCGGTACAATAGTGGGAGCTACTCAAGCGTAACTTTCTTAATTCCTCACACTGATTGACAGTTTTATTCGGAAGTAGTTTGTTAAAACTTTTAACTTAAAGAAGGATGAAAAGTATTTCTTATCTAGTTAATTTTTGTATTGAGTAGATTGTTTCCACATTGTATATTTAGTAAATGCACGTATCGTATGCAATTGCAATACCTGATGCACTATGTGAAATCTGGTTGATGTGTTTCAAGGATTTGTGGTCAGGTCGCACTTGTTATTATACTTATTTTTATTCACTTGATGTAATAACGATTGCAGGAACTGATGATGATCTTCCACCAACACATCAAAATAGAATTCCTAGAGGGGCACGTCTTGCTGGGAATGGAAGATCTGCAGTAGGTTCAATGTCATACCCCAGGATGTATGGTGAAATTGACATGGAAACTCAAATTCACCAACTTGAGCAGGAAGCGTATAGTTCAGTTTTACGAGCCTTTAAAGCTCAAGCTGATGCCATTACTTGGGTACATCTTCTTAATTTCTATTTTACTTATCTAATTTTTTTGAATTTGTTTGATTAGGTTTAAATGACGTGTATTATCTTCAGGAGAAGGAAAGTTTGATAACAGAACTAAGGAAAGAACTAAGATTATCAAATGAGGAACACAGAGAACTTCTAGGCCGTGTTAATGCAGATGATGTCATACGAAGGATAAGGTATGATAAAATTGCAGAACATGGTTCCTTGTTGACCTATGCTTTAGAAGTGAGATTTTCATTACTATTTGCATATACAAATAATTATCTAGTTAATCAAAGCTTTATTGGATGTTGATTTAAGGGAGTGGAGACAGACAGGAGGCCATCAAACTGGTGTGCTGAATTCTGGACAAGTTATTCATGATTCAGCTCCAAGTCCAACAGTTTCTGCATCTCGTAAGAAGCAAAAGATAACATCGTCTGTACCATCACAATCTTTTGGCGGGCCTTCTCCTTCATTTCACCCCCAACCAGTGGCTGCACCCCACCAGCCATCTTCTTCTGTTGGAAAGCGCGGTTCTGTTCCGGGACACAAGGGCAAGAAGCAGAAACCTGTAAGGAACATCTTGTTACATAGCTGCTTCAAAAATAATTTGCCACTATGCAAACCTACATCAGCAACATTGTTGTGTTTATTTTGGTTCTTTTATTTTGCAGGGCCAAGTATTACCAGGAGCATCTTCTATAAAGCAATACCCTTCATCAGGACCAGGTGGAAGGAATCAAGTACCTAATAGAGTTACTTCTGGTACGGTTGCAAGTGAGCTTGCTGAAGGAACATCGTTTGATTCCCTCAACGGTAGGAGATTACGGACAAGATGGCCCGATGACAATAATTTCTATGAGGCTGTTATCACCGACTACAATCCAGTAGAAGTACTTGCAGCCACCTAATTAGTTTAAGATTTCCTTGTCAGTTAATTTATAGCTGACATACTTACTTTTACCTTTAACTTTTCAGCGTCGGCACCATCTGGTCTATGACATGGGGAGTACAAATGAAACATGGGAATGGGTTAATCTTTCAGAGGTATATCTGACACGGATTAATGTCGAGTAGTTATTTTTGTTGTGATTTCTACACCGACTCCCTAAACTTCAGCCCTTTCCCAAAAAAAGTGTTGTTCCAAACCTAGAGAATTTGAAATGAAAGAAAGATAGGAAGAATAAAGAAATAGGAATGTGTTATTGAAAGCTGTAATAAAAATGGAGTAATTTCCCCAAAAGTTTCCCCTCTAAAGGATGGCTATCCTTTCACATAATCTGAAACTAATCCCTATTCCCAACTACTCTAATTCCCCTTTACTAGCCCAACAACCTGACAATGTTGAGAAAGGTTTCTAGTCTTCTCATGAGATGAGCCCTACAAGTGATTTGCCATGTACTTGGCAACAAAAAGTtcattttattaataaaataagaTTTAACTATTATGAATATCTCATGTTTTTAGAAAACAAATTGTTAGACCTTCGGATGTTAGGCGGATAGGTTGGGGAATATTGCAAGTGTCTCTCGCAATGGGTTGCAATATATCAGAATGCATGGACAGCAGGCAATTGGAGATTGGGGACTGATTTTGCAATGTGGTAGGTGGTTATAAAGGGAGTGAAAAAGGGGAGCTAAGGGGCATGATATGTGGGAAGTGGGAAATCAGTGAGAATGTAGTGGAGCGATTCCCATCTCATTTAAGGAGGTGCTCTTATAGTTGAGACTATCATTTTCTGTCTTATCATTTCTACAAGTTCTTTGCTCCAACCATTGCTAATTTGTTACTGTTCATTCCTATTTAAAGAGGATGTTTCTTCCAACCTTGTTATCAATGCAATGCAGTCAGTTTCAGTTAATTCCTGTGTTGGTTCTACCGCATATTATTTAACTTAAGTATTCTATTGTCTTATTTAGTAATTGGAAGTCTTTGACTAGAGTTCTAAAAATGTTTTAATGTATCCTATTCTCTAATTATGTGAAAAGTTTGTATTTCTCTAGTATGTTTGTAGAACTATTTTGGTAAGCTTTCACTTCCTTCTTTAAATTGAGAGTTAGGACTCTAATGTGCGATGGTCCAGTGGAACGGGTTTGGATCCCTCCCATAAGCATTTGGTTCTCGGTCAAATCTTAGGATTTATACAAATGGTAAAAGTACTTGCAATGTCCCATATTGTTTTCAGAATTATCGACTAACCCTACAAATTAACACAAATTTTTTCATCATGTTTTGTCCTCTCTCACACGCTTTATgagaaacttcccagaaggtcacccatccaaatactaaTCAAAGTCAAGTACGTTTAACTATGAAATTTTTATTTGTTAGGCTACCcaaaagaagatgcatcttgttggtataggtagtactAATCATTTCTTATAAGTTTTtcttcaaccatgcagtctcataccTGCACTGTTTCAGGATCCCTCTCATTTCGACATGAATTCGATTTTTATCTAGAAGGTACCAGGAGCCGTTCATTGTCATGCCTTGTGCACCGACGACCACTTTCCGCCCTTGTTGGTCTCTAGTGTAACATTCCACTTGGTTCGTCCTCGAACCACATCGTACTGAGAGAGGTCTGCTCTGATACCATCTGTGACGTCCtagactgctttcaggattaccgactgatCCCACAAACCAACACGGATCTTTTTGGCATGCTTTGTCCTTGCTCATACGCTTTCTTAGAAACTTTCCAGAAGGTCACCCATCAAAATACTATTCAAGTCAAGCACGTAATTATGGATTTCTTATTTGTTAGGTTGCTGAAAAGAAAATGaatcttgttggtataggtagtactAATCAATTCTTAGAAGACTTTCTTCAATCATGCTCCTGCACAGTTTTAGGATCTCTCTAATTCTGATATGAATTCGGTTTTTACCTAGAAATTGTCAGGAGCCGCTCATTGTCATGCCTTGAGCACCGACAACCACTCTCTTCCTTTGCCGGTCTCAAGTGTTACAATACTATTTGGATGTGTTCAAACTTTTGGAGTCTAATCAACCTATTATCAAGTTTCCCAATAGTTAGTTATGTTAGCGTTAGCCTGTGGTTTCTACAAGGGATAATTAGTTATGTTAGCGTTAGCCCGTGGTTTCTACAAGGGATAATTAGTTATGTTAGCGTTAGCCTGTGGTTTCTAGAAGGGATAATAAGAGAGCATTTTGTCATTTGAGAGAATAAGAGCCTTTCGGCATTAAGAGAGTTGCAGACCCTCTAAGTTCTTTCATTTATAATGTAATGAAGGGATTTCTTCCCTAGTTT from Lathyrus oleraceus cultivar Zhongwan6 chromosome 1, CAAS_Psat_ZW6_1.0, whole genome shotgun sequence includes:
- the LOC127134278 gene encoding protein EMSY-LIKE 3; this encodes MDYEPYDSSGTDDDLPPTHQNRIPRGARLAGNGRSAVGSMSYPRMYGEIDMETQIHQLEQEAYSSVLRAFKAQADAITWEKESLITELRKELRLSNEEHRELLGRVNADDVIRRIREWRQTGGHQTGVLNSGQVIHDSAPSPTVSASRKKQKITSSVPSQSFGGPSPSFHPQPVAAPHQPSSSVGKRGSVPGHKGKKQKPGQVLPGASSIKQYPSSGPGGRNQVPNRVTSGTVASELAEGTSFDSLNGRRLRTRWPDDNNFYEAVITDYNPVERRHHLVYDMGSTNETWEWVNLSEISPEDIQWVGEDPGINRGGFGGSGRGMNRSVGRDSIPGAGRGGRVGTKGQSKKDLLPSQNGIGKKALEDIQILHTDTLVKEVERVFSANHPDAHEIEKAKKLLKNHEQALMDAIARLAELSDGESDEGGHHFSHGKSMDRE